A window of Pirellulales bacterium contains these coding sequences:
- a CDS encoding LamG-like jellyroll fold domain-containing protein translates to MNGTCILGTHRQPARRGRPFGLRQRLSIESLESRRLLTVTAVAPVGDLNGDGIVNVQDLALVSSNWLHAGTQPLSGDANLDGIVNGQDLAVVSSQFGKAAGSMAAGNLTPPSVMAGTQFTNFTVSHFTDSNPAAKASDYTALVTLGDGTNVTLTSTPTSAGRIVADPGGGFDVQVTHAYVHPITGGMFTVSVSGPQSQTSRISTNAFNVADAPITAGSLTPPVATQLQAIKNATVFHFTDANPLASADTFSAVVTLGDSNQVTLTSSLSQFGRITTSPGGGFDVVLSYTYMTTFTNQTFSVLVSDGQGMTASASTNTFSVAPSTLQGGSLTPPTTVVGTPFSNVVVYHFTTTDLSATAQSFTAQVTLGDGNTVVLTGTPGANGQIVARGNGSYDVQLSYTYTTAVQNQSFGVQVTNPKGESTGGSTTRFAVPTTPLTVTPEIHLDATATGTVGTTQGGAMFNAAQSQYMTEPDNATLDSIFNNATQFTIEFQARQATLATNRNFLSKWNYGAAGSITIATGEHSGEEGEVSVWFADPSGRVAGVIETQGAKMQASVTYDIAVVYNAGNVRIYINGQPQQTIVNVGVIPTSVSASANIPLELGRWNGLGNYFDGAISNLNIWTTARTQAQIQSLQGNTFPYSQMTADQRAGLAQSFALTQASGAAVDAVHGLQMLNPTGVLREQIVTSWNGTGTLPTVFTPSPEGQAPDLVSSVPSMNSQPALKFNGINDALKYASTVLPSDDSGDVFIVAQFLGGGDNFESDTLFSSSSDATAVDYVFFASYNPSTNIVPAESGGGVPLARMRFRDDAFQTDIRGSQLQLQPGVTYVLHFWGMGTGKGYGMTVNGMDTSPFFTGSGTTIPESYPTVAGSWFGASSNLTNLTIGDFERSDGPQGFASALISEIDVYGGTTSQPVLPLNISQQIVNALMVKYGATPLGDDG, encoded by the coding sequence TTGAACGGGACATGCATCTTGGGAACTCATCGCCAGCCTGCGCGCCGGGGGCGGCCATTTGGCCTTCGACAGCGCCTTTCAATCGAATCTCTGGAATCGAGACGCCTGCTGACCGTCACCGCGGTCGCGCCCGTAGGCGATCTGAATGGCGACGGCATCGTCAATGTGCAGGACCTCGCGCTAGTGAGTTCGAACTGGCTGCACGCGGGCACGCAGCCACTGTCAGGTGACGCTAACCTCGACGGTATCGTCAACGGTCAGGACCTGGCCGTCGTCTCGAGCCAATTCGGAAAAGCGGCCGGTAGCATGGCCGCCGGCAATTTGACACCGCCGTCCGTCATGGCAGGTACGCAGTTCACGAACTTCACGGTCTCGCATTTCACCGATTCCAATCCCGCCGCCAAGGCCAGCGACTATACGGCCCTGGTCACTCTTGGCGACGGCACCAACGTGACCCTAACCAGTACGCCGACTAGCGCCGGTCGTATCGTGGCCGATCCCGGCGGCGGATTTGACGTGCAGGTCACGCACGCCTACGTGCATCCGATCACCGGCGGGATGTTCACGGTTTCCGTGAGTGGTCCACAAAGTCAGACGTCACGCATCAGCACGAATGCTTTCAACGTGGCCGATGCACCGATCACGGCCGGCAGCCTGACGCCGCCGGTCGCCACGCAATTGCAAGCAATCAAGAATGCAACCGTCTTTCACTTCACTGACGCCAACCCGTTGGCCTCGGCCGACACTTTTTCGGCCGTGGTCACCCTGGGTGATTCGAATCAGGTGACGCTCACCAGCAGTCTCAGCCAGTTTGGACGGATCACGACCAGTCCCGGCGGCGGATTTGACGTGGTTTTGTCGTACACATACATGACCACGTTCACGAATCAAACGTTCAGCGTCCTCGTGAGCGACGGCCAGGGCATGACCGCGTCGGCCAGCACCAACACGTTCTCAGTGGCGCCATCGACATTGCAGGGAGGCAGCTTAACCCCGCCTACGACCGTGGTCGGCACGCCCTTCAGTAACGTGGTGGTCTATCATTTCACCACCACGGATCTATCGGCCACGGCGCAATCGTTTACGGCGCAAGTCACTCTGGGAGACGGCAATACCGTAGTTCTCACGGGCACGCCTGGGGCGAACGGTCAGATCGTGGCCCGCGGCAACGGCAGCTACGACGTGCAGCTGTCCTACACCTATACGACCGCGGTTCAGAATCAGTCGTTCGGCGTGCAAGTCACGAATCCGAAGGGAGAATCAACCGGCGGCAGCACCACCCGGTTCGCCGTGCCAACCACTCCGCTGACGGTCACACCCGAGATCCACCTGGATGCCACGGCGACGGGCACGGTGGGCACGACCCAGGGCGGCGCGATGTTCAACGCGGCGCAAAGTCAGTACATGACTGAACCGGACAATGCCACGCTGGACAGTATCTTCAACAACGCCACGCAATTCACCATCGAGTTCCAAGCCCGGCAGGCGACGTTGGCCACGAATCGTAATTTCCTCAGCAAGTGGAATTACGGAGCCGCCGGTTCGATAACGATCGCGACCGGAGAACACTCCGGTGAGGAGGGCGAGGTTTCTGTCTGGTTCGCCGACCCCAGCGGCCGCGTCGCCGGCGTCATCGAAACGCAAGGCGCGAAGATGCAGGCCAGTGTGACCTATGACATCGCCGTGGTTTACAACGCCGGTAACGTGCGGATCTACATCAACGGGCAACCGCAGCAGACGATCGTCAACGTGGGAGTGATCCCGACCTCGGTGTCCGCATCGGCGAACATCCCGCTCGAGCTAGGCCGCTGGAACGGACTGGGGAATTACTTCGACGGAGCGATCTCGAACCTGAATATCTGGACCACCGCACGCACGCAGGCCCAGATCCAATCGCTGCAAGGGAACACGTTTCCCTACTCGCAGATGACGGCCGACCAACGCGCCGGGCTCGCGCAATCGTTCGCCCTGACGCAAGCCAGCGGCGCGGCGGTCGACGCTGTGCATGGTCTGCAAATGCTCAACCCGACCGGCGTTCTGCGCGAGCAGATCGTCACCTCGTGGAATGGAACAGGTACCCTGCCGACGGTGTTTACTCCCAGTCCCGAAGGGCAAGCTCCCGACCTGGTGAGCAGCGTCCCTTCGATGAATTCGCAGCCGGCCTTGAAATTCAACGGCATCAACGACGCGCTCAAATATGCCTCGACGGTTCTGCCAAGCGATGACAGCGGTGACGTGTTCATCGTGGCGCAGTTCCTCGGAGGGGGCGACAATTTCGAAAGTGATACGTTGTTCTCCTCCTCGTCCGATGCGACGGCCGTGGATTATGTCTTCTTCGCGTCGTACAACCCGTCGACGAATATCGTGCCGGCCGAATCGGGGGGCGGTGTGCCACTGGCCCGCATGCGATTCCGCGACGATGCGTTCCAGACCGACATCCGCGGCAGCCAGCTTCAACTGCAACCAGGGGTCACCTACGTGTTGCACTTCTGGGGAATGGGAACCGGCAAAGGCTACGGCATGACGGTCAACGGCATGGATACTTCGCCGTTCTTCACCGGTTCAGGCACCACGATTCCGGAAAGCTACCCGACCGTGGCGGGAAGCTGGTTCGGCGCCTCGTCGAATTTGACCAATCTCACGATCGGCGATTTCGAGCGTTCCGACGGCCCGCAGGGCTTTGCCTCAGCCCTGATTTCCGAGATCGACGTCTATGGCGGTACCACTTCCCAGCCGGTCCTGCCACTGAACATCTCGCAGCAGATCGTAAACGCGCTGATGGTCAAATACGGCGCGACGCCGCTTGGGGACGATGGCTAG